One window of Nocardia nova SH22a genomic DNA carries:
- a CDS encoding lipase family protein yields MRLSNGSDRMRRPLAAATLVAGALIAACVVAVPQAAAEPAGTTISVTARPDGWHGMSGGAVVDYWTTNSAGAPVPTSGAVFLPPGEPPAGGWPVVAYDHGTAGVGKGCSGISNPEGAPYPTLRWKEDRILQYFQSKGFAVVATDYLGLGAYDTGPHPYLQIRTEATATIDMVRAARSSYPQLSRTWIAAGASQGGQAALGTGHMQQSYAPELDFRGTIALDPESDVEKVLPAAGPWVPNTSAVGDGSMAFISGILAGLREARPDIDVNSYLSPQGRQLIDNVGTLCLDKMIQQVNGLTLGQLLSRQLSDPQFTAALNDYMAVPVSGYDAPILLLLNATDKTVPSPLHGALVAQFAANGVDAHPVLGTGQHCELNPQMWAAMDDFVARVRSTPTVP; encoded by the coding sequence ATGCGGTTGTCGAATGGCTCGGATCGGATGCGTCGGCCCCTCGCGGCCGCGACTCTCGTGGCGGGAGCGCTGATCGCCGCGTGCGTGGTGGCGGTGCCGCAGGCAGCGGCCGAACCCGCCGGGACCACGATCTCGGTCACCGCGCGACCCGACGGCTGGCACGGCATGTCCGGCGGCGCCGTGGTCGACTACTGGACGACGAACTCCGCCGGCGCCCCGGTCCCCACGAGCGGCGCGGTCTTCCTCCCGCCCGGTGAACCACCCGCGGGCGGTTGGCCGGTGGTCGCCTACGACCACGGCACCGCGGGCGTGGGCAAGGGCTGCAGCGGAATCTCCAATCCGGAGGGTGCGCCGTACCCGACGCTGCGGTGGAAGGAGGACCGCATCCTCCAGTACTTCCAGTCGAAGGGTTTCGCGGTCGTGGCGACCGACTACCTCGGCCTGGGCGCCTACGACACCGGCCCGCACCCGTACCTCCAGATCCGGACGGAGGCGACCGCCACCATCGATATGGTGCGGGCGGCCCGGTCGAGTTATCCGCAGTTGTCGCGCACCTGGATCGCCGCCGGCGCCTCGCAGGGCGGGCAGGCGGCACTGGGCACCGGTCATATGCAACAGAGCTACGCGCCCGAACTCGACTTCCGCGGGACCATCGCGCTCGATCCGGAATCCGATGTCGAAAAGGTCCTGCCCGCCGCGGGCCCCTGGGTGCCGAACACCTCCGCGGTCGGTGACGGCAGTATGGCGTTCATCTCCGGGATCCTGGCCGGATTGCGCGAGGCCCGGCCCGATATCGACGTGAACAGCTATCTGAGCCCGCAGGGCCGTCAACTGATCGACAATGTCGGCACCCTGTGCCTGGACAAGATGATCCAGCAGGTCAACGGCCTGACCCTGGGGCAGTTGCTGTCCAGGCAGCTGAGCGATCCGCAGTTCACCGCCGCCCTGAACGACTACATGGCCGTACCTGTCAGCGGGTACGACGCTCCGATTCTGTTGCTGCTCAACGCAACCGACAAAACCGTGCCCTCCCCGCTGCACGGCGCCCTCGTCGCGCAATTCGCCGCCAATGGGGTCGATGCGCATCCGGTTCTGGGCACCGGGCAGCACTGTGAGCTGAATCCGCAGATGTGGGCGGCCATGGACGACTTCGTCGCCCGCGTCCGGTCCACGCCCACCGTGCCCTAG
- a CDS encoding SDR family NAD(P)-dependent oxidoreductase, which translates to MTRRHEGRRVVVTGAGSGIGRGIVARMLAEGAHVVGADISEPGLKDTAAAAGEHAERLHTVTVDVADPDSVRTACDAAVDHLGGLDVLVNAAGIMRTAHTHDMPFESWNQVIGINLTGTFLMMQATLPTLLKSEHPVIVNFSSTAAFGSHPYMAAYAASKGGVNAMTHAVALEYSKQGLRAVNIVPGGITTGITNNLETPEDADWSLFARLTGWLDGGALGSPADVAGVVAMVASEDGRYITGSEIRVDGGALM; encoded by the coding sequence ATGACGCGCAGGCACGAGGGACGACGAGTGGTGGTGACCGGCGCGGGCTCGGGCATCGGACGGGGCATCGTGGCGCGCATGCTCGCCGAGGGCGCGCACGTGGTGGGTGCCGACATTTCCGAACCCGGCTTGAAGGACACCGCGGCCGCCGCGGGCGAGCACGCCGAACGCCTGCACACGGTGACCGTCGATGTGGCCGATCCGGATTCGGTGCGCACGGCCTGCGATGCGGCCGTAGATCATCTGGGCGGACTGGACGTGCTGGTCAACGCGGCCGGGATCATGCGCACCGCGCACACGCACGATATGCCGTTCGAATCCTGGAACCAGGTCATCGGCATCAACCTCACCGGCACCTTCCTGATGATGCAGGCCACCCTGCCGACCCTGCTGAAGTCCGAGCACCCCGTGATCGTGAACTTCTCCTCCACCGCCGCCTTCGGCTCCCACCCCTACATGGCCGCCTACGCCGCATCGAAGGGCGGAGTCAACGCGATGACCCACGCCGTCGCCCTCGAATATTCGAAACAGGGCCTGCGCGCGGTGAACATCGTCCCCGGCGGCATCACCACCGGCATCACCAACAACCTCGAAACCCCCGAAGACGCCGACTGGTCCCTGTTCGCCCGCCTCACCGGCTGGCTCGACGGCGGCGCCCTGGGCAGCCCCGCGGATGTCGCCGGAGTCGTCGCCATGGTCGCCTCCGAAGACGGCCGCTACATCACCGGCTCGGAGATCCGAGTGGACGGCGGAGCCTTGATGTAG
- a CDS encoding resuscitation-promoting factor, whose amino-acid sequence MSALQRINTSRSPLLYAAIAAMLIALIIGASLAIVNRKTVTLVVDGQRTTVTTMAASVKGVLKAGGFALAGKDSVSPGSDADVSDGATITLDRARQVALTFDGKTKQVWTTAYTVGDALTQLKLPGDVFVSPARPTPLPLRGAALAVTSPRTVQLSDNGEAMSYVRLAAPTVGELLQVQGVPLSGEDTVEPGALTPLHDGMKITVTRKRTEKVTEREPLDPPENVVDDTDLNMSRTVVENPGKAGVQDVTYDVSVVNGHEAGREAVSHTVIVPAQAKTVRKGAKPGTEVPPVRDGAVWDALAKCESGGNWGINTGNGYFGGVQFDQNTWARQGGLRYAERPDLATREEQIAIAEVTRARQGWGAWPTCTGRLGIS is encoded by the coding sequence ATATCCGCTCTCCAGCGGATCAACACGTCGCGATCGCCGCTGCTCTACGCGGCGATCGCCGCGATGCTGATCGCCCTCATCATCGGCGCGAGTCTGGCGATCGTGAATCGGAAGACGGTCACGCTGGTCGTCGACGGGCAGCGGACCACGGTCACCACCATGGCCGCCAGCGTCAAGGGTGTGCTCAAGGCCGGTGGGTTCGCACTGGCCGGTAAGGATTCCGTTTCGCCGGGCAGCGACGCGGACGTCTCCGACGGCGCGACCATCACGCTCGATCGGGCCCGGCAGGTTGCGCTCACCTTCGACGGCAAGACCAAACAGGTGTGGACCACCGCCTACACCGTCGGTGACGCGCTCACCCAGCTGAAACTGCCCGGCGATGTCTTCGTCTCGCCCGCGCGTCCGACGCCACTGCCGCTACGCGGCGCCGCCCTCGCCGTCACCAGCCCGCGCACCGTGCAACTGTCCGACAACGGCGAGGCCATGAGTTACGTGCGGCTGGCCGCGCCGACCGTCGGTGAACTCCTGCAGGTGCAGGGCGTGCCGCTGTCCGGTGAGGACACCGTCGAGCCCGGCGCCCTGACTCCACTGCACGACGGCATGAAGATCACCGTCACCCGCAAGCGGACCGAGAAGGTCACCGAACGCGAACCCCTCGACCCACCCGAGAACGTCGTCGACGACACCGACCTCAACATGAGCCGGACGGTCGTCGAGAATCCGGGCAAGGCCGGAGTGCAGGACGTCACCTACGACGTGTCCGTCGTCAACGGGCACGAGGCCGGGCGGGAGGCCGTGAGTCACACGGTGATCGTCCCCGCGCAGGCCAAGACCGTTCGCAAGGGCGCCAAGCCCGGTACCGAGGTTCCGCCGGTGCGCGACGGGGCGGTGTGGGACGCGCTCGCCAAATGCGAATCGGGTGGGAACTGGGGGATCAATACGGGGAACGGATATTTCGGGGGAGTCCAGTTCGATCAGAACACCTGGGCGCGGCAGGGGGGATTGCGGTATGCCGAGCGTCCTGATCTGGCGACTCGGGAGGAGCAGATCGCTATTGCCGAGGTGACGCGGGCGCGGCAGGGGTGGGGGGCGTGGCCCACGTGCACCGGGCGGCTGGGGATCAGCTGA
- a CDS encoding TatD family hydrolase, translated as MPGKRPAPEPPEPLSPLVDAHTHLDACGATDAESVAAVVDRAAAVGVGRVVTIADDLDAARFAVAAAHWDPRVYAAVALHPTRANALDDSARAELEKLAADPRVVAVGETGLDYYWPGKLDGCAGVEEQVEGFRWHIDLAKRLGKPLMIHNREADHDLLAVLLDEGAPDTVIFHCFSSDANMALACVAEGYVLSFSGTVSFKNAHELREAARVVPDEQILVETDAPFLTPHPFRGAPNEPYCLPYTVRALAQAREQDPAALAEITTANAERVYGLARF; from the coding sequence ATGCCCGGTAAACGACCCGCACCCGAGCCGCCCGAACCGCTGTCGCCGTTGGTCGACGCGCACACCCATCTCGACGCCTGCGGCGCGACGGACGCGGAATCGGTTGCCGCCGTGGTGGATCGGGCCGCCGCCGTCGGTGTCGGCAGGGTCGTGACCATCGCCGACGATCTCGACGCCGCGCGTTTCGCCGTCGCCGCGGCGCACTGGGATCCGCGGGTGTACGCCGCGGTCGCCCTGCATCCGACCCGCGCGAACGCCCTCGACGATTCCGCTCGAGCCGAACTGGAGAAACTCGCCGCCGACCCCCGCGTGGTCGCGGTCGGTGAGACCGGACTCGACTACTACTGGCCGGGCAAACTCGACGGCTGTGCCGGGGTCGAGGAGCAGGTCGAGGGCTTTCGCTGGCATATCGACCTGGCCAAGCGGCTGGGCAAACCGCTCATGATCCACAACCGCGAGGCCGATCATGATCTGCTGGCGGTCCTGCTGGACGAGGGCGCTCCGGACACGGTGATCTTCCACTGCTTCTCCTCGGACGCGAATATGGCGCTGGCCTGCGTGGCCGAGGGGTATGTGCTCAGCTTCTCCGGCACGGTCAGCTTCAAGAACGCGCACGAGTTGCGGGAGGCCGCCCGGGTGGTGCCGGACGAGCAGATTCTGGTGGAGACGGATGCGCCGTTCCTGACGCCTCATCCTTTCCGGGGCGCTCCGAACGAGCCGTACTGCCTGCCCTACACCGTGCGGGCGCTGGCGCAGGCGCGGGAACAGGATCCGGCGGCGCTCGCCGAGATCACCACCGCCAATGCCGAGCGGGTCTACGGGCTGGCGCGTTTCTGA
- the metG gene encoding methionine--tRNA ligase: MSAPERTAPAFYITTAIAYPNGAPHIGHAYEYISTDTLARFKRLDGFDVFFMTGTDEHGQKVQQAARAAGVSVEEYAARNSDVFERMDKALDISYDRFIRTTDEDHLAASVAIWKRMQAAGDIYLDTYAGWYSVRDEAFYTEEETTVSDGVRLATETRTPVEWTEESNYFFRLSKYQDKLLELYENTPDFILPATRRNEIVSYVKAGLKDLSISRTTFDWGVPVPGDPAHVMYVWVDALTNYLTGAGFPNTDSAAFQRFWPADVHIIGKDITRFHTVYWPAFLMSAGIELPKRVFVHGFLFNKGEKMSKSVGNVVDPLELVDQYGLDAVRFFFLREISYGQDGSYSHDAIVGRINSDLANEYGNLVQRSLKMVARDFDSVVPTPGEFTEADRELLDRANGLLERCRAEFDGQQIHLALEAIWLTLGETNKYFSAQQPWALAKSGDVAREATVLYVTLEVLRIVSILVQPVIPGSAGRILDQLGQTARTFADIATPIAAGSSLPAPEPVFPKYVEPK, from the coding sequence ATGAGCGCACCCGAACGCACGGCACCGGCCTTCTACATCACCACGGCGATCGCCTATCCGAACGGCGCGCCGCATATCGGCCACGCCTACGAGTACATTTCCACCGATACGCTGGCACGGTTCAAACGCCTCGACGGCTTCGACGTGTTCTTCATGACCGGCACCGACGAGCACGGTCAGAAGGTGCAGCAGGCCGCGCGCGCCGCGGGTGTGAGCGTGGAGGAATACGCCGCGCGCAATTCCGATGTGTTCGAGCGGATGGACAAGGCGCTCGATATCTCCTACGACCGGTTCATCCGCACCACCGACGAGGATCACCTCGCCGCCAGCGTCGCGATCTGGAAGCGCATGCAGGCCGCCGGTGACATCTATCTCGACACCTACGCGGGCTGGTACTCGGTGCGCGACGAGGCCTTCTACACCGAAGAGGAGACCACCGTCTCCGACGGCGTCCGGCTCGCCACCGAGACGCGCACACCGGTGGAGTGGACCGAGGAGTCGAACTATTTCTTCCGGCTGTCCAAGTACCAGGACAAGCTGCTCGAACTGTACGAGAACACACCGGATTTCATTCTTCCCGCCACCCGGCGCAACGAAATCGTCAGCTATGTGAAGGCCGGTCTGAAGGACCTGTCGATCTCGCGGACCACCTTCGACTGGGGTGTTCCGGTGCCCGGCGATCCCGCGCACGTGATGTATGTGTGGGTGGACGCGCTCACCAACTATCTGACCGGCGCGGGCTTCCCGAATACGGATTCCGCCGCCTTCCAGCGGTTCTGGCCCGCCGATGTGCACATCATCGGCAAGGACATCACCCGTTTCCACACCGTGTACTGGCCCGCATTCCTGATGTCGGCGGGTATCGAATTGCCGAAACGTGTCTTCGTGCACGGCTTCTTGTTCAACAAGGGCGAGAAGATGTCGAAATCCGTCGGCAATGTGGTGGATCCGCTGGAACTGGTCGACCAGTACGGCCTCGACGCGGTGCGGTTCTTCTTCCTCCGCGAGATCTCCTACGGCCAGGACGGCTCCTACAGCCACGACGCCATCGTCGGCCGGATCAATTCCGATCTGGCCAACGAATACGGCAATCTGGTGCAGCGCAGCCTGAAGATGGTGGCCCGCGATTTCGATTCCGTCGTGCCGACGCCCGGTGAATTCACCGAGGCCGATCGCGAACTGCTCGATCGCGCGAACGGTCTGCTGGAACGCTGCCGCGCCGAATTCGACGGCCAGCAGATCCATCTCGCTCTCGAAGCGATCTGGCTGACGCTGGGCGAGACGAACAAGTACTTCTCCGCGCAGCAGCCGTGGGCGCTGGCGAAATCCGGCGATGTTGCCCGCGAGGCCACCGTGCTCTACGTGACCCTGGAGGTGCTGCGGATCGTGTCGATCCTGGTGCAGCCCGTGATCCCGGGTTCGGCGGGACGGATTCTGGATCAGCTCGGCCAGACCGCCCGCACCTTCGCCGATATCGCGACCCCGATCGCGGCCGGATCGTCCTTACCCGCGCCCGAACCGGTATTCCCGAAGTACGTCGAGCCGAAATAG
- a CDS encoding TetR/AcrR family transcriptional regulator — protein MEPDRIEDTEFAERHRTTRARALDTPRGRLIDAMVECVGARGYSATTLTDIVGSAHVSRSTFYEHFVNKEHCFVEAVHTGVAMIRTRISDELAELPADADPRARIAAMITTFCAVVAAEPDFSRLILVESLLLGEATAELRDDATDTFALMYRKIHEQARRIDPALGRVPDDVIALVPDAIGERTRRVVLNNGASRVPELAPAFIEFTNTVLGLATAPVRA, from the coding sequence ATGGAACCGGATCGCATCGAGGACACCGAATTCGCCGAGCGGCACCGCACCACCCGGGCGCGGGCGCTGGACACGCCGCGGGGCAGACTCATCGACGCCATGGTCGAATGTGTCGGCGCCCGCGGCTATTCCGCGACGACCCTCACCGACATCGTCGGCTCGGCCCATGTCTCGCGCAGCACCTTCTACGAACATTTCGTCAACAAGGAGCACTGCTTCGTCGAGGCGGTACACACCGGTGTGGCGATGATCCGCACCCGGATCTCCGACGAACTCGCGGAATTGCCCGCCGACGCCGATCCGCGCGCCCGCATCGCGGCGATGATCACCACCTTCTGCGCGGTGGTGGCGGCCGAACCGGATTTCTCACGACTGATCCTGGTGGAATCGCTGCTGCTCGGCGAGGCGACCGCCGAATTGCGCGACGACGCGACGGACACCTTCGCGCTGATGTACCGGAAAATCCACGAACAGGCCCGCAGGATCGATCCGGCGCTCGGACGGGTGCCCGACGATGTGATCGCCCTGGTTCCCGATGCCATCGGCGAACGGACGCGGCGGGTCGTGCTGAACAACGGGGCGAGCCGGGTGCCCGAATTGGCCCCGGCCTTCATCGAATTCACCAACACCGTGCTCGGGCTCGCCACAGCGCCGGTGCGGGCCTAG
- the rsmI gene encoding 16S rRNA (cytidine(1402)-2'-O)-methyltransferase, producing MGDGGRLVLAATPMGDVGDASLRLREALASADVVAAEDTRRTRALAKALEIEITGRVVSFYDHVETARIPQLLSEIEDGKTVLLVTDAGMPSVSDPGYRMVAACVEHDLPVTCLPGPSAVTTALALSGLPMERFCFEGFAPRKPGQRRQWLASLVAEPRAVVFFESPHRLADSLAVAAEVLGPERRAAVCRELTKTYEEVVRGGLGELAAWAVDGARGEITVVVEGAQPISAEPADLVTEVEELVADGVRLKDACAQVAARAGAVSRRELYDAVLAARSDD from the coding sequence ATGGGCGACGGCGGGCGCTTGGTGCTGGCGGCGACGCCGATGGGGGATGTGGGGGACGCGTCGCTCCGGTTGCGGGAGGCATTGGCGAGTGCGGACGTGGTTGCCGCCGAGGACACCAGGCGCACCCGGGCGCTGGCGAAGGCGCTCGAGATCGAGATCACCGGACGGGTCGTGAGCTTCTACGATCACGTCGAGACCGCGCGAATTCCGCAGCTGCTCAGCGAGATCGAGGACGGGAAGACCGTGCTGCTGGTGACCGATGCGGGAATGCCGTCGGTGAGCGATCCGGGATATCGGATGGTCGCCGCGTGTGTCGAGCACGATCTCCCGGTGACCTGCCTGCCCGGCCCGTCGGCGGTGACCACCGCGCTGGCGCTGTCCGGATTGCCGATGGAGCGGTTCTGCTTCGAGGGATTCGCACCGCGCAAGCCCGGGCAGCGGCGGCAGTGGCTCGCCTCCCTGGTCGCCGAGCCCCGGGCCGTGGTGTTCTTCGAGTCACCGCACCGGCTAGCCGACTCCCTCGCGGTGGCCGCGGAGGTCCTCGGCCCCGAGCGCCGAGCCGCGGTGTGCCGGGAGCTGACCAAGACCTACGAGGAGGTCGTGCGCGGCGGGCTCGGCGAACTGGCGGCGTGGGCGGTCGACGGCGCGCGCGGCGAGATCACCGTGGTTGTCGAAGGCGCGCAACCGATTTCGGCCGAACCCGCCGATCTGGTGACCGAGGTGGAGGAACTGGTCGCCGACGGTGTCCGGTTGAAGGACGCTTGCGCGCAGGTCGCCGCGCGGGCCGGTGCGGTGTCGCGCCGGGAGCTCTACGACGCGGTCCTCGCCGCTCGCAGCGACGACTAG
- a CDS encoding dolichyl-phosphate-mannose--protein mannosyltransferase — protein sequence MTQLTDMRPAIGAGPATSSPAPLRPTLDFGPTDRARGWLVALFLTAIAAVTRFTMLNYPTDAGTPVFDEKHYVPQAWQMLTGGGVEDNPAYGLVVHPPVGKQMIALGEAIFGYTSWGWRFAAAVFGSILVLLVIRITRRMTRSTLIGAIAGILLIADGLTFVSSRVGMLDIFQAVFVVGAFGCLIVDRDQVRARLARAEAEGRIALTAFGPRLGVRWWRFGGGLLLGMACGVKWSGMYFILFFGLMTVAFDVAARRAYGVQRPWVGTAVRDIGPALYALVLIPLLVYLATYWGWFASEDGYDRYSVGNAIGTGGTWSWIPDALRSLWHNQGESLKFHESLTNSAGNHHPWESKPWSWPMGLRPMLYYYADNGVTGCGQEVCVKAVMLIGTPAMWWLSLPMLAWALWRAITRPDWRYAAMLVGYGAGLLPWFADLDRQMYYFYAVPMAPFLVMGLALVLGDILGPAPLRRNRTGRWIVVGAERRSLGLLLVCLYVGLVVANFIWLWPILTALPITPADWHNHLWLPSWR from the coding sequence GTGACCCAGCTGACCGATATGCGACCGGCGATCGGCGCGGGCCCGGCTACATCCAGTCCGGCGCCGCTGCGCCCCACGCTCGATTTCGGCCCCACCGATCGCGCCCGCGGCTGGCTGGTGGCGCTGTTCCTCACCGCGATCGCGGCGGTCACCCGGTTCACCATGCTGAACTATCCGACCGATGCCGGTACCCCGGTCTTCGACGAGAAGCATTACGTCCCGCAGGCCTGGCAGATGCTCACCGGCGGCGGTGTGGAGGACAATCCCGCCTACGGACTGGTGGTGCATCCGCCGGTCGGCAAGCAGATGATCGCCCTGGGCGAGGCGATATTCGGCTATACGAGCTGGGGCTGGCGTTTCGCCGCGGCGGTGTTCGGGTCGATCCTGGTGCTGCTCGTCATCCGCATCACGCGGCGGATGACCCGATCCACGCTGATCGGGGCCATCGCCGGAATCCTGCTGATCGCCGACGGGCTGACCTTCGTGTCCTCGCGGGTCGGCATGCTCGACATCTTCCAGGCCGTCTTCGTCGTCGGCGCGTTCGGCTGCCTGATCGTCGACCGCGACCAGGTGCGGGCGCGACTGGCCCGCGCGGAGGCGGAGGGTCGGATCGCGCTCACCGCCTTCGGCCCGCGCCTCGGCGTGCGCTGGTGGCGGTTCGGCGGCGGTCTGCTGCTCGGCATGGCGTGCGGCGTCAAGTGGTCGGGCATGTATTTCATCCTGTTCTTCGGGCTGATGACGGTCGCCTTCGATGTGGCGGCCCGGCGCGCGTACGGGGTTCAACGGCCGTGGGTCGGTACCGCGGTGCGCGATATCGGCCCGGCGCTGTATGCCCTGGTACTCATTCCGCTGCTGGTCTATCTGGCGACCTATTGGGGCTGGTTCGCCAGCGAGGACGGCTACGACCGCTATTCGGTGGGCAATGCCATCGGCACCGGCGGCACCTGGTCGTGGATTCCGGACGCGCTGCGCTCGCTGTGGCACAACCAGGGCGAGTCGCTGAAATTCCACGAGAGCCTGACCAATTCGGCGGGCAACCATCATCCCTGGGAGTCCAAGCCCTGGTCCTGGCCGATGGGACTGCGGCCGATGCTGTACTACTACGCCGACAACGGCGTCACCGGCTGCGGTCAGGAAGTCTGCGTGAAAGCGGTCATGCTGATCGGCACCCCGGCGATGTGGTGGCTGTCGCTGCCGATGCTGGCGTGGGCGCTGTGGCGCGCGATCACCCGCCCGGACTGGCGGTACGCGGCGATGCTGGTCGGCTACGGCGCGGGCCTGCTGCCCTGGTTCGCGGATCTGGACCGCCAGATGTACTACTTCTACGCGGTGCCGATGGCGCCCTTCCTGGTGATGGGCCTGGCCCTGGTCCTCGGCGACATCCTCGGCCCGGCGCCGCTGCGGCGGAACCGGACGGGCCGGTGGATCGTCGTCGGCGCCGAACGCCGAAGTCTCGGACTACTTCTGGTCTGTCTGTACGTGGGCCTGGTGGTCGCCAATTTCATCTGGCTGTGGCCGATTCTCACGGCCCTGCCGATCACGCCCGCCGATTGGCACAACCACCTGTGGCTTCCGAGCTGGCGCTGA
- a CDS encoding GntR family transcriptional regulator, giving the protein MLDIPVDHNSAVPPYEQLRLGVVARVQSGVLTAGTKIPTVRALAGQLGLAPNTVARAYRELEQDGVIETRGRLGSFIASSGDPTRDAAGRAATEYVATVRHLGIDDESALRYVRAALGDVGE; this is encoded by the coding sequence ATGCTGGATATTCCGGTCGACCACAATTCGGCCGTCCCGCCCTACGAGCAGTTGCGGCTCGGCGTCGTCGCCCGGGTGCAGTCCGGCGTGCTGACCGCCGGAACCAAGATCCCCACGGTGCGCGCGCTGGCGGGGCAACTCGGATTGGCGCCCAACACCGTCGCGCGGGCCTACCGCGAACTGGAACAGGACGGGGTGATCGAGACCCGCGGGCGGCTCGGCTCGTTCATCGCCTCCTCGGGGGATCCCACCCGCGACGCGGCGGGCCGGGCGGCGACCGAATACGTCGCCACCGTCCGCCACCTCGGCATCGACGACGAGTCAGCGCTGCGTTACGTGCGGGCGGCGCTCGGGGATGTCGGCGAGTAG